A part of Providencia sp. PROV188 genomic DNA contains:
- a CDS encoding cytochrome c peroxidase, protein MKSLSGWLRGSIVIGVLGYLGLSGYIYYYDKQRIQTVTPSISSSYENIKLLETLESTGCDYCHMPSTPLPFYSKLPIAKQLMEYDVNLGYKSFDFTPIRNSLINGTQPPESDLSKLEWVIEHNTMPPARYTSLHWSGFFKPEEKERVLRWIKGERQKYYALEKTSEKTQHEPIQPIPLSLPAQKDKATLGSLLYHDPRLSKDNSISCASCHQLDMGGTDNKKTSIGVNGQIGPINAPTVFNSVFNVKQFWDGRANNLQEQAGGPPLNPIEMASSSWQEIIEKLNKDLELKKQFTTVYPEGFTEMTITDAIAEFEKTLITVNSPFDQYLRGNDNVLTAQQLRGYSLFKENKCATCHVGKTLGGQSFEPLGLKKDFAFSNITNADLGVFNITKNERDRFRQKVPTLRNISETAPYFHRGDIKTLDEAVKLMLEYQVGKTLPQKDIDDIIAFLNSLTGSYISIENQKNLQ, encoded by the coding sequence ATGAAAAGTCTATCTGGATGGCTGCGGGGTTCTATAGTAATTGGTGTTCTTGGATACTTAGGGTTGTCCGGCTATATTTATTATTATGACAAACAGCGGATACAAACTGTCACACCATCTATTTCATCATCCTATGAAAATATTAAATTATTAGAGACCCTTGAAAGCACTGGCTGTGATTATTGTCATATGCCATCAACACCATTACCATTCTATTCAAAACTTCCGATTGCAAAACAGTTAATGGAATATGATGTCAATCTTGGTTATAAATCTTTTGATTTTACCCCCATCCGCAATAGTTTAATCAATGGGACGCAACCCCCTGAAAGTGACTTATCTAAATTAGAATGGGTGATAGAACACAATACTATGCCCCCGGCTCGCTATACCAGTTTACATTGGTCCGGTTTTTTTAAGCCAGAAGAAAAAGAAAGGGTATTAAGATGGATAAAGGGTGAACGTCAAAAATATTACGCCCTTGAAAAAACCAGTGAAAAAACGCAACATGAGCCAATACAACCAATTCCACTATCATTGCCCGCCCAAAAAGACAAGGCTACCTTAGGTTCTTTGCTATATCATGACCCTAGATTATCTAAGGATAATTCAATTTCTTGCGCAAGTTGCCACCAACTAGACATGGGGGGAACTGATAATAAAAAAACCTCTATCGGTGTTAATGGACAAATAGGCCCGATTAATGCACCAACTGTATTTAATTCCGTATTTAATGTAAAACAATTTTGGGATGGAAGAGCCAATAATCTACAAGAACAAGCAGGAGGGCCGCCATTAAATCCAATAGAAATGGCATCAAGTTCTTGGCAAGAAATTATTGAAAAATTGAATAAAGACCTTGAATTAAAAAAACAATTTACAACTGTTTATCCTGAAGGCTTCACAGAAATGACAATTACTGACGCTATAGCTGAATTCGAAAAAACGCTAATAACAGTAAACAGTCCATTCGACCAATATTTACGAGGAAATGATAACGTATTGACTGCACAACAACTACGTGGGTATTCTTTGTTTAAAGAGAATAAATGTGCAACCTGCCATGTAGGTAAAACATTGGGAGGGCAATCATTTGAACCTTTAGGTCTCAAAAAAGACTTTGCATTTAGTAACATAACAAATGCAGATTTAGGGGTATTCAATATAACTAAAAATGAACGCGATCGCTTCCGCCAAAAAGTACCAACATTACGTAATATATCTGAAACAGCCCCTTACTTTCATCGTGGGGATATAAAAACCTTGGATGAAGCAGTAAAACTAATGTTAGAATATCAAGTTGGTAAAACCCTACCACAAAAAGATATCGATGATATCATTGCATTCTTAAATTCATTAACGGGTTCCTATATCTCAATAGAAAACCAAAAGAATTTACAGTAA
- a CDS encoding prepilin peptidase — protein MFINELYSSLSLHPYISIIGGLIIGSFLNVIIWIYPKKLQQPSATNNNASNKNKILKNVQPIYPCLGCNKKVRWYNNIPLLSCLNSKSACRCCFPPINHRYPLIEVITSILFLFATLIWSDNYCSLAVIYLSLLLITTTMLDLNYQILPYSFTQNILWSGIIFAWIGILPISLSTSINGVTVGFISFYIIQVITSFLMRRQIFKMGDVILFSGLGAWIGVFALPYLVLTAAIMGILYIMITNRIPQRITFSPCLTISGLAIVYFQGFISF, from the coding sequence ATGTTTATTAATGAATTATATTCATCACTTTCTTTACATCCTTACATCTCAATTATAGGAGGATTAATCATTGGTAGTTTTTTAAATGTCATTATTTGGATCTACCCTAAAAAATTACAGCAGCCCTCGGCAACTAATAATAACGCATCAAATAAAAATAAAATATTAAAAAACGTGCAACCTATATATCCTTGCTTGGGTTGTAACAAAAAAGTTCGATGGTATAATAATATACCATTATTATCATGCTTAAATTCGAAAAGTGCATGCCGTTGTTGCTTCCCCCCTATAAATCATCGTTATCCTTTAATCGAAGTAATTACTTCCATTTTATTTTTATTCGCAACGTTAATTTGGTCTGACAATTATTGTAGCTTAGCGGTAATATATTTATCCCTTTTATTAATTACCACCACAATGCTTGATTTAAATTATCAAATATTGCCATATTCTTTTACACAGAATATATTATGGAGTGGTATTATTTTTGCTTGGATTGGAATATTACCGATATCATTATCCACTTCAATTAACGGAGTGACGGTCGGATTCATCTCTTTTTATATAATTCAAGTAATAACTTCATTCTTAATGCGGAGACAAATATTTAAAATGGGTGATGTTATTCTTTTTTCTGGATTAGGGGCATGGATTGGTGTTTTTGCTTTACCTTATCTTGTATTAACAGCCGCAATAATGGGTATTTTATACATTATGATAACTAATAGAATACCTCAAAGAATTACATTTAGTCCATGTTTAACTATTTCCGGACTTGCAATAGTTTACTTTCAAGGATTTATTTCATTTTAA
- a CDS encoding IS3 family transposase (programmed frameshift): MKKARFTETQIVNILKLADSGMKVEDICRQNGISNATYYNWKSKYGGMEANDIKRLKELEDENAKLKKLFAEVSLENHAMKELFGKKGLVVAEKKSCAQSLKAAGLSVIKACKLTSLSRASFYRKTQNWHEKDKIVIDAIQSVLAKSPQSGFWKCYFRLRFQGYPFNHKRVYRVYCRLGLNLKRRVKKVLPKREKRPLVIEKVPNIQWALDFMYDSLYCGKRFRTLNIIDEGTRECLAIEVDTSLPAERVIRVLDRLKAERGLPKQIRVDNGPELISVNLLNYGEDNEILLCHIQPGKPQQNGFIERFNGSFRREFLNAYLFESLSQVRELAWFWLQDYNQNRTHESLNHLPPEAYRQQLENSNLTCLN; this comes from the exons ATGAAAAAAGCTCGTTTTACTGAAACTCAAATCGTTAATATTTTAAAACTCGCTGATTCTGGTATGAAAGTGGAAGATATTTGCCGCCAAAATGGGATCAGCAACGCCACTTATTATAATTGGAAATCAAAGTATGGTGGCATGGAAGCTAATGATATTAAACGATTAAAAGAACTCGAAGATGAAAATGCGAAATTGAAAAAGCTCTTTGCGGAAGTTAGCCTTGAAAACCATGCAATGAAGGAGCTTTTCG GCAAAAAAGGGTTGGTAGTGGCTGAAAAGAAATCCTGTGCTCAGTCGTTAAAGGCTGCGGGTTTATCAGTCATTAAAGCGTGTAAACTAACATCGCTATCTCGTGCTTCGTTTTATCGAAAGACTCAAAATTGGCACGAGAAAGATAAAATCGTCATCGATGCCATACAATCCGTTTTAGCGAAATCTCCACAGTCGGGATTCTGGAAATGCTATTTTCGACTGAGATTTCAAGGTTATCCTTTTAATCATAAACGAGTTTATCGCGTTTATTGTCGCTTAGGATTAAATCTGAAACGACGGGTTAAAAAAGTGCTTCCGAAGCGTGAAAAAAGACCATTAGTCATAGAGAAAGTCCCGAATATTCAATGGGCATTGGATTTTATGTACGACAGTTTATATTGCGGCAAACGCTTCAGAACCCTCAATATTATTGATGAAGGAACGCGTGAATGCCTAGCGATCGAAGTTGATACGTCATTACCGGCTGAACGCGTCATCAGGGTGCTTGATCGTTTAAAAGCCGAAAGAGGGTTGCCGAAACAGATCCGAGTCGATAATGGTCCTGAACTCATTTCAGTTAACTTATTGAATTATGGTGAAGATAACGAAATTTTACTGTGCCATATTCAACCGGGAAAACCGCAGCAAAATGGGTTTATCGAACGTTTTAATGGTTCGTTCCGTCGAGAGTTTTTAAATGCGTATTTATTTGAATCATTAAGCCAAGTGCGAGAATTAGCGTGGTTTTGGCTGCAAGATTATAACCAAAATCGAACCCATGAAAGTTTAAATCACCTCCCACCGGAGGCCTATCGTCAACAGTTAGAAAACTCTAATTTAACGTGTCTCAATTAA
- a CDS encoding cycle-inhibiting factor — translation MKGEWTKALGHSYVIDIPSGKNDSRQCFLYQTDLGEGVTRQVKAAEWMQAERPNPLFLHDFLSYVQTMNNNIVNQTLIAKIFDIDQSPNLLRFERLSLSTFKESTFLLKEYTESLVLENIEQIFLKKTI, via the coding sequence ATTAAAGGGGAGTGGACAAAAGCATTAGGTCATTCTTATGTTATTGATATCCCATCAGGTAAAAATGATTCAAGACAATGCTTTTTATATCAAACAGACCTTGGTGAAGGGGTTACTCGACAAGTTAAAGCCGCTGAATGGATGCAAGCAGAACGCCCTAATCCATTATTTCTTCATGATTTTTTATCATACGTTCAAACAATGAATAACAACATTGTCAATCAAACTCTTATAGCAAAAATATTCGACATCGACCAATCACCTAACCTATTGAGATTTGAGAGATTAAGCTTATCAACGTTTAAGGAGTCGACTTTTTTACTTAAAGAGTACACGGAAAGTCTTGTTCTAGAGAATATTGAGCAAATTTTCTTAAAAAAAACGATCTAA
- a CDS encoding type III secretion apparatus protein OrgA/MxiK — translation MNKEPISVILQRILFNPLSYIHPQRIQHLLSVEDYSSKEISAVNELLLYSLNLEYDDSNIKLSSLMQKLIRQWNQLPQVAYLIGCHALRKELTWNGAYLQLPSWVRRFMLIDIPNHNITANPIIKGRDALCNNYIMNLGYSFLVYWAHELPKSIFQRMQLLFPFIDYPVVFETKEVKPLILILALQYAKTYPNSVPSISN, via the coding sequence ATGAATAAAGAACCAATATCGGTCATTTTACAGAGGATATTGTTTAACCCATTATCGTATATTCATCCTCAACGAATTCAACATCTTCTTAGTGTGGAGGATTATTCTAGTAAGGAAATATCTGCTGTTAATGAACTATTATTGTACTCATTAAATTTAGAATACGATGATTCAAATATAAAATTATCGTCCTTAATGCAGAAACTGATACGTCAATGGAATCAATTACCTCAAGTTGCATATTTGATAGGTTGTCACGCATTGAGAAAAGAATTGACATGGAATGGTGCTTATCTTCAGCTACCTAGCTGGGTACGCCGTTTCATGTTGATCGATATCCCAAATCATAATATTACAGCAAATCCAATTATTAAAGGTAGAGATGCATTATGTAATAATTACATCATGAATTTGGGATATTCTTTTTTAGTTTATTGGGCCCATGAATTACCCAAGTCAATTTTTCAACGTATGCAGCTTTTATTTCCGTTTATAGACTATCCTGTAGTATTTGAAACTAAAGAGGTAAAACCTTTAATTTTAATACTGGCCTTACAATATGCTAAAACGTATCCAAACTCAGTCCCATCAATCTCTAATTAA
- a CDS encoding EscJ/YscJ/HrcJ family type III secretion inner membrane ring protein, with protein MIFRCLCAILMVLLLNGCKEKNLFKGLDQYQANEVIAVLQMHNIQADKVDNGKSGYSISVAEPDFTAAVYWVKVYELPPRPRMEIAQMFPSDSLVSSPIAEKARLYSAIEQRLEQSLQTLEGIVSARVHISYDIDSNESGKGSKPVHLSALAIYERNTPLGLQVGDIKRFLKNSFADVEYDNISVVLSERSEAQLQAPVPIIKPQGFNFVWIILLVCVITLIFGSILFLKRKNDFSFIKAKDKKNQGDE; from the coding sequence ATGATATTTCGTTGTTTATGTGCCATTTTAATGGTATTGCTTTTGAATGGATGTAAGGAAAAGAATTTATTTAAAGGATTAGATCAATACCAAGCAAATGAAGTTATTGCTGTATTACAAATGCATAATATCCAGGCAGATAAAGTTGATAATGGTAAAAGCGGATATAGTATTTCTGTTGCTGAACCTGATTTTACAGCGGCTGTTTATTGGGTTAAGGTGTATGAATTACCTCCGCGCCCTAGAATGGAAATTGCTCAAATGTTTCCAAGTGATTCGTTGGTATCTTCGCCTATAGCAGAGAAAGCCCGACTATATTCTGCAATTGAGCAGCGGTTAGAACAATCATTGCAAACGCTAGAGGGAATAGTTTCTGCTAGGGTTCATATTAGTTATGACATAGATTCAAATGAATCTGGAAAAGGTAGCAAACCCGTTCATTTGTCTGCTTTGGCTATTTATGAGCGAAATACTCCGTTAGGCTTGCAAGTCGGAGATATAAAACGATTCTTAAAAAATAGTTTTGCTGATGTTGAATATGACAATATTTCTGTTGTTTTATCAGAACGAAGCGAGGCTCAATTGCAAGCACCAGTACCAATTATTAAGCCTCAAGGATTTAACTTTGTATGGATAATCCTTTTGGTCTGTGTAATCACTTTAATTTTTGGAAGTATTCTTTTCCTGAAAAGAAAGAATGATTTTTCATTCATTAAAGCTAAAGATAAGAAAAATCAAGGTGATGAATAA
- the sctI gene encoding type III secretion system inner rod subunit SctI, translating to MSIVISNISAINELSSSVNGIESLEPGVISLEDRLLRSFSSTAVEMGGEKNSILNKIEHPNAVTNPEELFDLQVRTSNYNLEVSLLSTLTRKCVGAVETLLRS from the coding sequence ATGTCGATTGTTATATCTAATATTTCTGCTATTAATGAGCTATCAAGTAGTGTGAATGGTATTGAGAGTTTAGAACCAGGTGTTATATCTTTAGAAGATAGATTGTTACGTAGTTTTTCTAGTACGGCGGTAGAAATGGGAGGAGAAAAAAATTCTATTTTAAATAAAATTGAACACCCTAATGCGGTAACAAATCCTGAAGAATTATTTGATCTACAGGTTCGTACATCTAATTACAATTTGGAGGTTTCTCTGCTGAGTACACTAACTCGTAAATGTGTTGGGGCAGTTGAAACGCTATTACGCTCATGA
- a CDS encoding type III secretion system needle complex protein: protein MLLNNIWSGYLDDVSLTFDQGVKDLQKQIDEALKNLATRPSDPELLAQYQSKLSEYNLYRNAQSNTVKVFKDIDAAIIQNFR from the coding sequence ATGCTATTAAATAATATTTGGTCAGGATATTTAGATGATGTTTCTCTTACCTTTGATCAGGGAGTAAAGGATTTACAAAAGCAAATTGATGAGGCATTAAAGAATCTAGCTACTAGACCATCAGATCCTGAATTATTAGCACAATATCAAAGTAAATTATCTGAATATAATTTATACCGCAATGCGCAATCAAATACCGTTAAGGTATTTAAAGATATAGATGCTGCAATTATTCAGAACTTCCGTTAG
- a CDS encoding PrgH/EprH family type III secretion apparatus protein — protein sequence MIIEDKDNNQSITSFVIRLLNSPLRGCEFPLPQGKTLFIVKNEEELVNFEVAPALPLDTIYIPLAEGGINFEIRVNQEAAVDEETILLSELNESGSSIDRTIYFNTPMNIGELSIAIRAENEEWSTEVLSSERDPKNKLKNVPKKNRFSLLYKFTVCLVIAVGLFMATFWMWNAPQRQVAELSSLLGVEKQQFQVLLGRDNIFYIVAKDERSHLWARQVIARGGYEKEALVVDNENENKRLTEWLSNNYPSMPFYRLHLNNPKNPQFWISRQRTSLDQEQRKKLVGELMKVFPYAESIDIVSIDDNVAISQAENGLKLQALPYTINKGTHNYTFLIRGSLDDGEILRTRQFVNEYTQKWGSNYVQFAIELKDDWLKGRSFLYGSDGYIKKNSSHWYYPSPL from the coding sequence ATGATAATTGAAGATAAAGATAACAATCAGAGTATAACGAGTTTTGTTATTCGGCTGCTAAACAGTCCTTTAAGGGGGTGTGAGTTTCCTTTACCTCAAGGAAAGACGCTTTTTATCGTTAAAAATGAGGAGGAACTAGTTAATTTTGAGGTGGCTCCAGCATTACCTCTTGATACTATTTATATTCCTTTAGCTGAGGGAGGTATTAACTTTGAGATAAGAGTTAATCAAGAAGCCGCTGTGGATGAGGAGACAATTTTATTATCTGAGTTGAATGAGTCTGGCTCTTCTATAGATCGTACTATTTATTTCAATACGCCTATGAATATAGGTGAATTGAGCATTGCTATTCGGGCTGAAAATGAAGAATGGAGCACTGAAGTCTTATCGAGTGAAAGAGATCCTAAGAATAAGTTAAAGAATGTACCTAAAAAGAATCGTTTTTCATTATTATATAAATTTACCGTTTGTTTGGTGATTGCGGTAGGTCTTTTTATGGCTACCTTTTGGATGTGGAATGCACCGCAAAGACAAGTTGCAGAGCTTAGTTCATTGCTAGGTGTTGAAAAACAACAATTTCAAGTTTTATTAGGTCGAGATAACATTTTTTATATTGTGGCTAAAGATGAACGTAGTCACCTTTGGGCTCGTCAAGTCATAGCTCGAGGTGGATATGAAAAAGAGGCGCTAGTCGTTGATAACGAAAATGAGAATAAACGATTGACTGAGTGGCTTTCCAATAATTATCCTTCTATGCCATTTTATCGATTACATTTAAATAATCCAAAGAATCCTCAGTTTTGGATTAGCCGTCAGCGTACCTCGTTGGATCAAGAACAAAGAAAAAAATTGGTCGGTGAGTTAATGAAGGTTTTTCCTTATGCTGAATCTATTGATATCGTTTCTATAGACGATAATGTGGCAATCAGCCAAGCTGAGAATGGTTTAAAATTACAAGCACTACCTTATACAATCAATAAGGGAACACATAATTACACCTTTTTAATTAGAGGTTCTTTAGATGATGGAGAGATTCTACGTACTCGACAATTTGTTAATGAATATACCCAAAAATGGGGAAGTAATTATGTTCAATTTGCTATTGAATTAAAAGATGACTGGTTAAAAGGACGTTCTTTCCTATATGGAAGTGATGGGTATATAAAGAAAAATTCAAGCCATTGGTATTATCCAAGTCCGTTATAG
- the iagB gene encoding type III secretion system invasion protein IagB, whose protein sequence is MIKLIILLFFPLGGYANCWQHAASIYGIEPELLYAIAQQESGLKPYVIGKNKNGSKDLGVMQINSSHLPRLKELGVNEKQLVEDPCLSVVVGASILSDMMKIYGYSWEAVGAYNAGISEKRKVARMHYAEKVWSHYKKIKEEKLIDELDVE, encoded by the coding sequence ATGATAAAGTTAATAATTTTATTATTTTTTCCTTTGGGGGGGTATGCGAATTGCTGGCAGCATGCAGCTTCAATTTATGGTATTGAGCCTGAATTGTTGTATGCCATAGCTCAACAAGAGTCGGGGCTTAAACCATATGTTATTGGAAAGAATAAGAATGGAAGTAAAGATCTGGGGGTGATGCAGATAAATAGTAGTCATTTACCAAGGTTAAAAGAATTAGGCGTAAACGAGAAGCAATTAGTAGAGGATCCTTGTTTATCTGTGGTTGTTGGTGCATCTATTTTATCTGATATGATGAAAATATACGGTTATTCATGGGAAGCTGTTGGGGCTTATAATGCAGGGATCTCTGAAAAAAGAAAAGTTGCTAGAATGCATTATGCAGAGAAAGTATGGTCTCATTATAAAAAAATTAAAGAAGAAAAATTGATTGATGAATTAGATGTGGAGTGA
- a CDS encoding HilA/EilA family virulence transcriptional regulator: protein MLQLNKNSSIEGRFVFENFILTLDGVLIRDKKRIKLPPKEFAVLSLLLESAGKIVSKDVLLDLVWGDIDVTEESLTRCVYSLRRILSTGKDSRYIETIYGKGYRFNQPVFSISKKDNKKVNLSIAIFPFQTNTELDISEIHNDLIKGVFKYSKLGLTVLPSAVTQHCVDVNSLLELTSKLKPDYYLAGKIIPLENAYKVTIELISTEGHCLLYHDSFNFVNDQSINLLQYWISNIILQNIPELQTCPSELNSLDSLDSATIYLNGIHMLYKHTSDSLQQAAILFQKCINRYPENILSYYSLAETYLCLAQFGFFDKQHAIDSAYKIVEEVTKFNNDSPRTLGLLGLIKTIKSDFIVGEMLLNQALLIGGNGSDINYYYGWHLFLKGELLLANKYFDRCLEITPTRTPASILKLWIVYCTKSLDESIAYCEFVLSQNLKNNPVLNSMLALFLALKGYFDKARLIIEERLSHGENCGFVEVNILYAKYCMNKDDEIENINSFVKENIDNIPSAILLPLIYISMGECKALEVLSELKEKNDIWLNLWGKDPRIIELDKILPGKRA from the coding sequence ATGTTACAGTTAAATAAAAACTCCTCTATTGAAGGTCGATTCGTTTTTGAAAATTTCATATTAACTCTAGATGGTGTTCTTATTCGAGATAAAAAAAGAATAAAATTACCACCTAAAGAGTTTGCCGTTTTATCTCTATTATTAGAATCTGCAGGTAAAATTGTTAGTAAAGATGTGTTGTTAGATCTTGTTTGGGGGGATATAGATGTAACAGAGGAATCTTTAACTCGTTGTGTTTACTCCCTTAGACGAATTTTATCGACAGGGAAAGATAGTCGATATATTGAAACGATCTATGGAAAAGGATATCGTTTTAACCAGCCTGTTTTTTCCATTTCTAAAAAAGATAATAAAAAAGTAAATTTATCAATAGCGATTTTCCCATTTCAAACTAATACAGAATTAGATATTTCAGAGATACATAATGATTTAATAAAGGGTGTATTTAAATATTCAAAATTGGGATTAACTGTATTACCTTCAGCCGTGACTCAGCATTGTGTTGATGTTAATAGCTTACTGGAACTGACTAGTAAATTAAAACCAGACTATTATTTGGCAGGTAAAATTATACCTTTAGAAAATGCATATAAAGTTACAATTGAACTTATTAGTACTGAAGGACATTGTTTGTTGTATCATGATAGTTTTAATTTTGTGAATGACCAATCTATTAATTTATTACAATACTGGATTTCCAATATAATATTACAGAATATTCCTGAATTACAAACCTGTCCATCTGAACTGAATTCATTGGATTCATTAGATTCTGCAACTATCTATTTAAATGGTATACATATGCTTTATAAACATACCTCTGATAGTTTACAGCAGGCAGCTATTCTTTTTCAAAAGTGTATTAATCGTTATCCAGAAAATATACTTTCTTATTACTCTTTGGCTGAGACTTATCTATGTTTAGCCCAATTTGGCTTTTTTGATAAGCAGCATGCGATTGATTCTGCTTATAAAATTGTTGAGGAAGTAACTAAGTTTAATAATGATAGTCCAAGAACATTAGGATTACTTGGACTAATTAAAACTATCAAGTCTGATTTTATTGTTGGTGAAATGTTGTTGAACCAGGCATTATTAATTGGTGGGAATGGTTCTGATATAAATTATTATTATGGATGGCATTTATTTTTAAAAGGGGAGTTACTTTTAGCGAATAAATATTTCGATCGGTGTTTAGAAATTACACCGACTCGTACTCCTGCAAGTATTCTAAAATTATGGATTGTATATTGCACGAAAAGCCTTGATGAATCAATTGCTTATTGTGAGTTTGTGTTGTCTCAAAACTTAAAGAACAATCCCGTTTTGAATAGTATGCTAGCACTTTTTCTTGCATTAAAAGGATATTTTGATAAGGCTAGATTAATTATTGAAGAAAGATTAAGTCATGGAGAAAACTGTGGTTTTGTTGAAGTGAATATTCTTTATGCTAAATATTGTATGAATAAAGATGATGAAATTGAAAATATAAATTCTTTTGTGAAGGAAAATATTGATAATATACCAAGCGCTATTCTATTGCCTTTGATTTATATTTCTATGGGAGAATGTAAGGCGTTAGAAGTATTAAGTGAACTAAAAGAAAAAAATGATATTTGGTTGAATTTATGGGGAAAAGATCCCCGCATAATTGAACTTGATAAAATCTTGCCTGGAAAGAGAGCGTGA
- a CDS encoding acyl carrier protein: MRDKIENEVRDVISSCIITNDTTIELNTNLVEDLYADSLDLIDIYTALSDRYNLDIKVFDIPGIETFGDICNIIEKNQQINHLS, encoded by the coding sequence ATGAGAGATAAAATTGAAAATGAAGTTAGAGATGTTATATCGTCATGTATCATTACTAATGATACAACAATAGAGCTAAATACTAATTTGGTTGAAGATTTATACGCTGATTCATTAGACCTTATTGATATCTATACAGCCTTAAGTGATAGATATAATTTAGACATAAAAGTATTTGATATTCCAGGGATAGAGACGTTTGGGGACATTTGCAATATAATTGAAAAAAATCAACAGATAAACCATCTTAGCTAA
- the sctA gene encoding type III secretion system needle tip protein SctA has product MFSISNTSTPRTSQLNPTEQSQTNVSTEVKQEAGTEKKEVGHHGLHFSALQYADLKVKQLLSLNGERPTLETMNEKINERVLTRQHVEGALKSLASSHVVLTEEQKQQLQQGFGENLPKLLMLNAGDNTISGQVMMSDAELWEKISESIGDINDSYLKMYESTVAGYTYFYQKFSEKILAQMGSWVQPGKDGNSVKLSARAITDTLWGILNACKGEKGTEDPSYVLLPPQSGGSPVETFTEDEAKMWAAELGLPSSCVQPRNGGYVVLPDLTPLETMLNELEELKQASSNGSVLELDNAKYQAWQAGFKSQEENLKTTLQTLTQKYSNANSLYDNLVKVLSSTISSCLETAKSFLQG; this is encoded by the coding sequence ATGTTTAGCATTTCTAATACTTCTACTCCTCGAACTTCTCAGCTAAATCCTACCGAACAATCCCAAACCAATGTATCGACAGAGGTAAAGCAAGAAGCAGGGACCGAAAAAAAAGAGGTAGGACATCATGGTTTGCACTTTTCTGCTTTGCAATATGCTGACTTAAAAGTAAAACAACTGTTAAGCCTAAATGGTGAGCGACCGACATTAGAGACAATGAATGAAAAAATTAATGAGCGGGTTTTAACAAGACAGCATGTTGAGGGGGCATTAAAAAGTTTAGCAAGTAGCCATGTAGTATTGACTGAAGAACAAAAGCAACAATTACAGCAAGGGTTTGGAGAGAATTTACCTAAATTACTGATGTTGAACGCCGGTGATAATACTATCTCCGGGCAAGTCATGATGTCTGATGCTGAATTATGGGAAAAAATTTCTGAGAGTATCGGTGATATCAATGACAGCTATTTAAAAATGTATGAAAGTACGGTGGCGGGATATACCTACTTTTATCAAAAGTTTAGTGAAAAAATATTGGCTCAAATGGGCTCATGGGTTCAGCCGGGTAAAGATGGTAATTCAGTAAAGCTCTCAGCAAGAGCTATAACAGATACACTATGGGGTATTCTTAATGCTTGTAAGGGGGAGAAGGGCACTGAAGATCCTTCATATGTGCTACTTCCTCCTCAATCAGGTGGTTCACCTGTTGAGACGTTTACTGAAGATGAGGCAAAAATGTGGGCTGCTGAATTGGGTTTGCCATCCAGTTGTGTTCAACCAAGAAATGGCGGTTATGTTGTTCTTCCGGATCTGACGCCTTTAGAAACGATGCTAAATGAACTTGAGGAGCTTAAGCAGGCTTCGAGTAATGGCTCTGTATTAGAGCTTGACAACGCAAAATATCAAGCTTGGCAAGCCGGGTTTAAATCTCAGGAAGAAAATTTAAAAACGACGCTTCAGACATTGACGCAAAAATACAGTAATGCAAATTCACTATACGATAATTTAGTTAAGGTTTTAAGTAGTACAATAAGTAGTTGTTTAGAAACAGCAAAAAGTTTTTTACAAGGTTAA